In the Streptomyces sp. NBC_00525 genome, one interval contains:
- a CDS encoding sulfurtransferase has product MAEDVRADGARGGAIGALPGPLVPADWLAARLGAPGLLVLDASVGAHRGSGRRIAGARVFDLDGPLSDPESPLPHTMPDAGRFTEEMRALGLNDADTVVVYDAAGIYSAARAWWMLRAMGFDRCAVLDGGLPVWTAAGLPVDRGTPPAAPGRGDFTAVPRPGLLAGAGEVAAALADPAVAVLDARTRGRYEGTEPEPRAGLRGGHMPGSVSLPFGRLQDGEGRMLPPAELRAAFAGAAGDRERLYFSCGSGVTACVLALGADLAGYRDLTVYDGSWSEWGLPSPDRPVATGPQNG; this is encoded by the coding sequence ATGGCCGAGGACGTAAGGGCGGACGGGGCGCGGGGCGGCGCGATCGGCGCGCTGCCGGGGCCGCTGGTCCCCGCCGACTGGCTCGCCGCGCGCCTGGGCGCCCCCGGACTGCTGGTGCTCGACGCCTCGGTCGGCGCGCACCGGGGGAGCGGCCGGCGGATCGCGGGCGCCCGCGTCTTCGACCTCGACGGCCCGCTCTCCGACCCCGAGAGCCCGCTGCCGCACACCATGCCGGACGCCGGCCGGTTCACCGAGGAGATGCGGGCGCTCGGCCTGAACGACGCGGACACCGTCGTCGTGTACGACGCCGCCGGGATCTACTCCGCCGCACGGGCCTGGTGGATGCTCCGGGCGATGGGCTTCGACCGGTGCGCCGTGCTCGACGGGGGCCTGCCCGTCTGGACCGCCGCCGGCCTGCCCGTCGACCGGGGTACGCCGCCGGCCGCCCCCGGACGCGGGGACTTCACGGCCGTGCCCCGTCCCGGCCTGCTGGCGGGGGCCGGTGAGGTGGCCGCCGCGCTGGCCGATCCGGCGGTCGCGGTGCTCGACGCCCGGACACGCGGACGGTACGAGGGCACGGAGCCGGAGCCGCGGGCCGGGCTGCGCGGCGGCCATATGCCGGGGTCCGTCAGCCTGCCGTTCGGCCGGCTCCAGGACGGCGAGGGGCGGATGCTGCCGCCCGCCGAGCTGCGAGCCGCGTTCGCCGGGGCGGCCGGTGACCGGGAGCGGCTGTACTTCAGCTGCGGGTCGGGCGTGACCGCGTGCGTACTGGCGCTCGGCGCCGACCTGGCGGGCTACCGGGACCTGACGGTGTACGACGGGTCGTGGAGCGAGTGGGGACTGCCGTCCCCGGACCGGCCGGTCGCGACAGGACCGCAGAACGGCTGA
- a CDS encoding glycosyltransferase family 4 protein: protein MSQLRTVQVLGGGSAGSSAHAGSLAAGLVARGVRVTVCAPAALDRTHDFSATGADFAPVPRRSDPAAVAALRAACAQADVVHAHGLHAAVRAALAIGGRPVPLVVTWHTRAHAEGARRRLLHLLERRAVRAAAVVLATSSDLVDRARVRGARDARLAPVAAPRPPLQAAPPADKLRAELGAVERPLIVALGSLVPHRGYGTLLDAAALWRLLDPVPLVAVVGEGRERAALRKRITAEGLPVELLGDRPDAAALLAAADVAVLPSRWESRSTTAQQALRSGVPLVATAVGGTPELVGDAAVLVPYGDGEALAMEVARLLVDPAARDRLAADGLRQAASWPTEDDTVAQVLCVYDELAVG, encoded by the coding sequence GTGTCACAGCTGCGCACGGTGCAGGTACTCGGCGGCGGCAGCGCCGGCAGCAGCGCGCACGCCGGCTCGCTGGCCGCCGGGCTGGTCGCCCGCGGCGTGCGGGTCACGGTCTGCGCGCCCGCCGCGCTGGACCGCACCCACGACTTCTCCGCCACCGGTGCCGACTTCGCTCCCGTGCCCCGGCGCAGCGACCCGGCGGCCGTCGCCGCGCTGCGCGCCGCCTGCGCCCAGGCGGACGTCGTCCACGCCCACGGGCTGCACGCCGCCGTGCGGGCGGCCCTCGCGATCGGCGGCCGGCCCGTCCCCCTGGTCGTCACCTGGCACACCCGGGCGCACGCCGAAGGGGCCCGCCGCCGGCTGCTGCACCTGCTGGAGCGGCGCGCGGTACGGGCGGCGGCCGTGGTGCTCGCCACCTCGTCCGACCTGGTCGACCGGGCGCGCGTCCGGGGCGCCCGCGACGCGCGGCTCGCACCCGTCGCCGCCCCCCGGCCACCGCTGCAGGCCGCGCCGCCCGCCGACAAGCTGCGCGCCGAACTGGGCGCGGTCGAGCGTCCCTTGATCGTCGCTCTCGGCAGCCTCGTGCCGCACCGCGGCTACGGCACCCTGCTCGACGCGGCCGCGCTGTGGCGCCTGCTCGACCCCGTGCCGCTGGTGGCCGTCGTCGGTGAGGGGCGGGAGCGGGCGGCCCTGCGGAAGCGGATCACGGCCGAGGGCCTGCCCGTCGAACTGCTCGGCGACCGGCCCGACGCCGCCGCGCTGCTGGCCGCCGCCGACGTCGCCGTCCTGCCCAGCCGCTGGGAGTCCCGCTCGACGACGGCCCAGCAGGCCCTGCGGTCCGGGGTGCCGCTGGTCGCCACGGCGGTCGGCGGTACGCCCGAACTCGTGGGGGACGCGGCGGTGCTGGTCCCGTACGGGGACGGCGAGGCGCTCGCCATGGAGGTGGCCCGGCTGCTCGTCGACCCGGCCGCGCGGGACCGGCTGGCCGCCGACGGACTGCGGCAGGCGGCGAGTTGGCCCACGGAGGACGACACGGTGGCCCAGGTGCTGTGCGTGTACGACGAACTGGCGGTGGGCTGA
- the recN gene encoding DNA repair protein RecN, with product MSVLEEMRIRSLGVIDDAVVELSPGFTAVTGETGAGKTMVVTSLGLLLGGRADPALVRIGAKAAVVEGRITVAAGDAVAARAEEAGAEIEDGALLISRTVSAEGRSRAHLGGRSVPVGVLSELADELVAVHGQTDQQGLLKPARQRQALDRYAGDGVAGPLEAYAAAYKRLRAVATELDELTTRARERAQEADLLRFGLDEIAAVEPLPGEDVELAAEAQRLGHADALASAAALAHTALAGNPEDPEALDATTVVAAARQALDGVRSHDPALASLADRVGEISILLADVSGELSGYADQLDADPLRLAAVEERRAALTGLTRKYGEDIAAVLAWAQEGAARLTELEGDDDRIGELAAERDALRAELSGLGQALTDARTAAAASFAEAVTAELASLAMPHARVSFDIRQTEAADEASGIEIGGRAVAYGPTGADEVELLLAPHPGAQPRPIAKGASGGELSRVMLAVEVVFAGSDPVPTYLFDEVDAGVGGKAAVEVGRRLAKLARSAQVVVVTHLPQVAAFADRQLLVEKTVDGSVTSSGVTVLEGEDRVRELSRMLAGQEDSQTARAHAEELLAAARADA from the coding sequence ATGTCCGTGTTGGAGGAGATGCGGATACGGTCGCTCGGGGTCATCGACGACGCGGTGGTGGAGCTGTCACCCGGTTTCACCGCGGTGACGGGTGAGACCGGCGCGGGCAAGACCATGGTCGTCACCAGCCTGGGGCTGCTGCTCGGCGGGCGCGCCGACCCCGCCCTCGTACGGATCGGTGCCAAGGCCGCGGTCGTCGAGGGCCGGATCACGGTGGCCGCGGGAGACGCGGTGGCCGCGCGGGCCGAGGAGGCCGGGGCCGAGATCGAGGACGGCGCGCTGCTCATCAGCCGCACCGTCTCCGCCGAGGGACGCTCCAGGGCGCACCTGGGCGGCAGATCCGTGCCGGTGGGTGTGCTGTCCGAGCTGGCCGACGAACTCGTCGCCGTGCACGGCCAGACCGACCAGCAGGGCCTCCTCAAACCGGCCAGGCAGCGCCAGGCCCTCGACCGGTACGCGGGCGACGGCGTCGCCGGGCCGCTGGAGGCGTACGCGGCGGCCTACAAGCGGCTGCGTGCGGTCGCGACGGAGCTGGACGAGCTGACGACGCGCGCCCGCGAGCGCGCCCAGGAGGCCGACCTGCTGCGCTTCGGTCTCGACGAGATCGCCGCCGTCGAACCGCTGCCCGGCGAGGACGTCGAACTGGCCGCCGAGGCCCAGCGGCTCGGGCACGCCGACGCGCTCGCCTCCGCCGCCGCCCTGGCGCACACCGCGCTGGCCGGCAACCCGGAGGACCCGGAGGCCCTGGACGCCACGACCGTGGTGGCCGCGGCCCGCCAGGCCCTCGACGGGGTGCGCTCGCACGACCCGGCGCTCGCCTCGCTCGCGGACCGGGTCGGTGAGATCTCCATCCTGCTCGCCGACGTCTCCGGCGAACTGTCCGGCTACGCGGACCAGCTGGACGCCGATCCGCTGCGGCTCGCCGCGGTCGAGGAACGGCGCGCCGCGCTGACCGGCCTCACCCGCAAGTACGGGGAGGACATCGCGGCCGTGCTCGCCTGGGCGCAGGAGGGCGCGGCCCGGCTCACCGAGCTGGAGGGCGACGACGACCGGATCGGCGAGCTGGCCGCGGAGCGGGACGCGCTGCGCGCCGAACTCTCCGGCCTCGGGCAGGCGTTGACCGACGCCCGGACGGCGGCCGCCGCGTCCTTCGCCGAGGCGGTGACCGCGGAACTGGCCTCCCTGGCCATGCCGCACGCGCGGGTGTCCTTCGACATCCGGCAGACCGAGGCGGCGGACGAGGCGTCCGGCATCGAGATCGGCGGCCGCGCCGTGGCCTACGGTCCGACCGGCGCCGACGAGGTCGAACTGCTGCTGGCCCCGCACCCGGGCGCCCAGCCCCGGCCGATCGCCAAGGGCGCCTCGGGCGGTGAGCTGTCGCGCGTGATGCTCGCGGTCGAGGTGGTCTTCGCCGGGTCCGACCCGGTGCCCACGTACCTCTTCGACGAGGTGGACGCGGGCGTCGGCGGCAAGGCGGCCGTGGAGGTCGGGCGGCGGCTCGCCAAGCTCGCCAGGTCGGCCCAGGTCGTCGTCGTCACGCACCTGCCCCAGGTGGCCGCGTTCGCCGACCGGCAGCTGCTGGTCGAGAAGACCGTGGACGGCTCGGTGACCAGCAGCGGGGTCACCGTCCTGGAGGGCGAGGACCGGGTGCGCGAGCTGTCCCGGATGCTCGCCGGACAGGAGGACTCGCAGACCGCCCGCGCCCACGCCGAGGAACTCCTCGCGGCGGCCCGCGCCGACGCGTAG
- a CDS encoding NAD kinase, giving the protein MTTNAARTVFLLAHTGRPAAIRSAELVVQGLLRSGLGVRVLATEAADLPLPSSVETVTDATPEVLNGCELLIVLGGDGTLLRGAELSRASGVPMLGVNLGRVGFLAEAERDDLDKVVDRVVTRAYTVEERMTIDVLVHSNGDVVHTDWALNEAAVQKVSPERMLEVVLEIDGRPVTGFGCDGIVCATPTGSTAYAFSAGGPVVWPEVEALLMVPISAHALFAKPLVTSPSSVLAVEVQPHTPHGVLWCDGRRTVELPPGARVEVRRGAVPVRLARLHQASFTDRLVAKFALPVSGWRGAPN; this is encoded by the coding sequence TTGACGACGAATGCGGCACGTACAGTCTTCCTTTTGGCGCACACCGGCCGGCCGGCCGCGATCCGCAGCGCCGAACTCGTCGTCCAGGGGCTGCTCCGCAGCGGCCTGGGCGTACGGGTCCTGGCCACGGAGGCGGCCGACCTGCCCCTGCCCTCGTCCGTCGAGACCGTCACCGACGCCACGCCCGAGGTGCTCAACGGCTGTGAGCTGCTGATCGTCCTCGGCGGCGACGGAACCCTGCTGCGCGGCGCCGAACTGTCCCGCGCCTCCGGGGTGCCGATGCTCGGCGTCAACCTGGGCCGCGTCGGCTTCCTCGCCGAGGCCGAGCGCGACGACCTCGACAAGGTCGTCGACCGGGTCGTCACCCGCGCCTACACGGTCGAGGAACGCATGACCATCGACGTGCTGGTGCACAGCAACGGCGACGTCGTGCACACCGACTGGGCGCTCAACGAGGCGGCAGTGCAGAAGGTGTCGCCCGAGCGGATGCTCGAAGTAGTCCTGGAGATCGATGGCCGGCCGGTGACCGGCTTCGGCTGCGACGGCATCGTCTGCGCCACGCCCACCGGGTCCACCGCGTACGCCTTCTCGGCCGGCGGGCCCGTCGTCTGGCCGGAGGTCGAGGCACTGCTTATGGTCCCGATCAGTGCCCACGCCCTGTTCGCCAAGCCGCTCGTCACCTCGCCGTCCTCGGTGCTCGCCGTCGAGGTCCAGCCGCACACCCCGCACGGAGTGCTCTGGTGCGACGGCCGCCGCACCGTCGAGCTGCCGCCCGGCGCGCGCGTCGAGGTGCGGCGCGGCGCCGTCCCCGTACGGCTGGCCCGGCTGCACCAGGCGTCGTTCACGGACCGCCTGGTGGCCAAGTTCGCGCTGCCCGTCTCGGGCTGGCGGGGCGCCCCCAACTGA
- a CDS encoding TlyA family RNA methyltransferase: MAGVARRRLDAELVRRKLARSREHASQLIAAGRVTVGGNTATKPATQVETSAAVVVTKDDDDPEYVSRGGHKLAGAFAAFVPQGLRVEGRRALDAGASTGGFTDVLLRAGAAKVLAVDVGYGQLAWSLQSDDRVVVKDRTNVREMTLETIDGEPVDLVVGDLSFIPLGLVLPALVRCAAPDADLVLMVKPQFEVGKERLGSGGVVRSPELRAETVREVARRARALGLGVLGVTASPLPGPSGNVEYFLWLRAGAPELDPADVDRAVAEGPR, encoded by the coding sequence GTGGCAGGAGTCGCCCGTCGCCGTCTCGACGCCGAACTGGTACGCCGCAAGCTCGCCCGCTCGCGCGAGCACGCGAGCCAGCTGATCGCGGCGGGCCGGGTGACCGTCGGCGGCAACACCGCGACCAAACCGGCCACCCAGGTCGAGACCAGCGCCGCCGTCGTCGTCACCAAGGACGACGACGACCCCGAGTACGTCTCGCGCGGCGGCCACAAACTGGCGGGCGCCTTCGCCGCCTTCGTCCCGCAGGGGCTCCGCGTCGAGGGCCGGCGGGCCCTGGACGCCGGGGCGTCGACCGGCGGCTTCACCGACGTACTGCTGCGCGCCGGGGCGGCGAAGGTGCTGGCCGTCGACGTCGGCTACGGACAGCTCGCCTGGTCGCTCCAGTCCGACGACCGCGTCGTGGTCAAGGACCGCACGAATGTGCGTGAAATGACGCTGGAGACGATCGACGGCGAACCGGTGGACCTGGTGGTGGGCGACCTCTCGTTCATCCCGCTCGGACTCGTCCTGCCGGCCCTCGTCCGCTGCGCCGCCCCCGACGCCGACCTCGTCCTCATGGTCAAACCGCAGTTCGAGGTCGGCAAGGAACGCCTCGGCAGCGGCGGTGTGGTGCGCAGCCCCGAACTGCGCGCCGAGACGGTACGCGAAGTGGCCCGGCGGGCCCGCGCGCTGGGGCTGGGAGTCCTGGGCGTGACGGCCAGCCCGCTGCCGGGGCCCTCCGGGAACGTCGAGTACTTTCTGTGGCTGCGGGCCGGGGCACCTGAACTCGATCCCGCGGATGTCGACCGTGCAGTGGCGGAGGGGCCTCGTTGA
- a CDS encoding SCP2 sterol-binding domain-containing protein: MATMAECRSALDRLSDNLAGADGDVRRAADLDRSLSCHIRDLDITFTGRLSGGRIRVLDTLEGPPREKAEIRLAMTGDDLVAMVDGDLNFAKAWASGRVRLEAGFRDLLKLKSLL; encoded by the coding sequence ATGGCGACCATGGCGGAGTGCCGCAGCGCACTCGACAGACTTTCCGACAATCTCGCGGGGGCGGACGGCGACGTGCGCCGCGCCGCCGATCTGGACCGCTCGCTGAGCTGCCACATCAGAGACCTGGACATCACGTTCACCGGCCGGCTGTCCGGCGGCCGTATCCGGGTTCTGGACACCCTGGAGGGGCCACCCCGCGAGAAGGCCGAGATTCGTCTGGCGATGACCGGGGACGATCTCGTCGCCATGGTGGACGGCGACCTGAACTTCGCCAAGGCGTGGGCCTCGGGGCGCGTACGCCTGGAGGCCGGCTTCCGGGACCTGCTGAAGCTGAAGTCGCTGCTGTAG
- a CDS encoding ABC transporter ATP-binding protein, producing the protein MQRLTADSVTIGYDQRVIAENLSVEIPDRSFTVIVGPNACGKSTLLRALSRMLKPSSGQVLLDGRSIHGLPAKKVAKTLGLLPQSSIAPDGITVADLVARGRYPHQGLLRQWSPEDEHVVQEAMASTGVGELADRYVDELSGGQRQRVWIAMALAQETPLLLLDEPTTYLDIQHQIDVLDLCAELHETRGRTLVAVLHDLNHAARYATHLIAMRGGEIVAEGPPGEIVTAELVERVFGLRCQVIPDPETGTPLVVPAARVRGARARKVPADAGRD; encoded by the coding sequence ATGCAGCGCCTGACCGCGGACTCGGTGACCATCGGCTACGACCAGCGGGTCATCGCGGAGAACCTCTCGGTCGAGATCCCGGACCGCTCCTTCACCGTGATCGTCGGCCCCAACGCCTGCGGCAAGTCCACCCTGCTGCGGGCCCTGTCCCGGATGCTGAAGCCGAGCAGCGGCCAGGTGCTGCTGGACGGGCGGTCCATCCACGGGCTGCCCGCCAAGAAGGTCGCCAAGACACTGGGCCTGCTGCCGCAGTCCTCCATCGCGCCCGACGGCATCACCGTCGCCGACCTGGTGGCGCGCGGCCGCTACCCGCACCAGGGCCTGCTGCGGCAGTGGTCGCCCGAGGACGAGCACGTCGTCCAGGAGGCGATGGCCTCCACCGGCGTCGGCGAGCTGGCCGATCGCTATGTCGACGAATTGTCCGGCGGCCAGCGCCAGCGGGTCTGGATCGCGATGGCCCTCGCCCAGGAGACGCCGCTGCTGCTCCTGGACGAGCCGACGACGTACCTCGACATCCAGCACCAGATCGACGTGCTCGACCTGTGCGCGGAACTGCACGAGACACGTGGGCGGACGCTGGTGGCCGTCCTGCACGACCTGAACCACGCCGCGCGCTACGCCACCCACCTCATCGCGATGCGCGGCGGCGAGATCGTCGCCGAGGGGCCGCCCGGCGAGATCGTCACCGCGGAACTGGTGGAGCGGGTGTTCGGGCTGCGCTGCCAGGTGATCCCCGACCCCGAGACGGGAACGCCGCTGGTCGTACCGGCGGCGCGTGTGCGCGGGGCACGCGCCCGGAAGGTGCCGGCCGACGCGGGCCGGGACTGA
- a CDS encoding FecCD family ABC transporter permease: MSATTTKETARAVRPARAVRTPGGYSFRMNVRAAAVALALAAVAAGAAVVLIGSGDFSMTPGEVVTTLFGHGTFQQEFIVTELRLPRVLVGLLVGAALGAGGAVFQTISRNPLGSPDVLGFGQGATVGALTVIVLFQGGAAAVAGGAITGGLVTGVAVYLLAWKRGVHGFRLVLVGIGAAAMLTAVTQYLITKANLVDATRAVVWMTGSLDGRDWAQVWPLLAVCAVLLPLVYGHGPALRVMEMGDDAAYALGVRVERVRLLLMGSAVLLVAVATAAAGPIAFVSLSAPQLARRLTRSTGPNLVAATMMGAALLLVADWIALDAFGDRQLPVGVVTGVLGGCYLVWLLVTERKAGRI, encoded by the coding sequence GTGAGCGCCACGACCACGAAGGAGACGGCCCGCGCCGTCCGTCCGGCGCGGGCCGTGCGGACGCCCGGCGGGTACTCGTTCCGGATGAACGTGCGGGCCGCCGCGGTGGCCCTGGCCCTGGCCGCCGTCGCGGCGGGCGCGGCGGTCGTCCTCATCGGCAGCGGCGACTTCTCGATGACGCCCGGCGAGGTCGTGACCACGCTCTTCGGCCACGGCACGTTCCAGCAGGAGTTCATCGTCACGGAACTCCGGCTGCCCCGCGTGCTCGTCGGCCTGCTCGTCGGCGCGGCCCTCGGGGCCGGCGGTGCCGTGTTCCAGACCATCTCCCGCAACCCGCTCGGCAGCCCCGACGTGCTCGGCTTCGGCCAGGGCGCCACCGTCGGCGCGCTCACCGTCATCGTCCTCTTCCAGGGCGGCGCGGCGGCCGTCGCGGGCGGCGCGATCACCGGCGGCCTGGTCACCGGGGTCGCCGTCTACCTGCTGGCCTGGAAGCGCGGGGTGCACGGCTTCCGGCTCGTCCTGGTCGGGATCGGCGCGGCGGCCATGCTGACCGCCGTCACCCAGTACCTGATCACCAAGGCCAACCTGGTCGACGCCACCCGGGCCGTCGTCTGGATGACCGGCTCGCTCGACGGCCGCGACTGGGCGCAGGTCTGGCCGCTGCTGGCCGTCTGCGCCGTACTGCTGCCGCTGGTGTACGGGCACGGGCCCGCCCTGCGCGTCATGGAGATGGGCGACGACGCCGCGTACGCGCTCGGGGTGCGCGTCGAACGCGTACGCCTGCTCCTCATGGGCTCCGCCGTGCTGCTGGTCGCCGTCGCCACGGCCGCCGCCGGGCCCATCGCCTTCGTCTCGCTGAGCGCCCCCCAGCTGGCGCGCCGGCTGACCCGGTCCACCGGCCCCAACCTGGTCGCCGCCACCATGATGGGCGCCGCGCTGCTGCTCGTCGCCGACTGGATCGCGCTCGACGCGTTCGGCGACCGGCAGCTGCCCGTGGGCGTCGTCACCGGGGTCCTGGGCGGCTGCTATCTGGTGTGGCTGCTGGTGACCGAACGCAAGGCGGGACGCATATGA
- a CDS encoding FecCD family ABC transporter permease, with protein sequence MAVAVLVLVCFASIAIGAKAMPLSHVWHGLFHYAGSGDDVLVRDVRVPRTMLGLVVGAALGLAGAVMQALTRNPLAEPGILGVNAGASAAVVSAIGFFGVTSLTGYVWFAFAGAAIVSVAVYFLGGSRAATPVRLALAGTAVTAALYGYVNAVQLLDSAALDRLRFWTVGSLASANTGTFDKVWPFIALGVLLTAFIARPLNALEMGDDTARALGAHLTRTRVLAMLAVTLLCGAATAACGPIVFIGLMIPHLVRTLTGPDMRWILPYAAVLSPVLLLGADVVGRVVARPSELQVGIVTALIGGPVFIHLVRRKRMSQL encoded by the coding sequence GTGGCCGTGGCCGTTCTCGTGCTGGTCTGCTTCGCGTCCATCGCGATCGGCGCCAAGGCGATGCCCCTCTCCCATGTGTGGCACGGCCTGTTCCACTACGCGGGGAGCGGCGACGACGTCCTCGTGCGCGATGTGCGCGTGCCCCGCACCATGCTGGGGCTCGTCGTCGGCGCCGCGCTCGGGCTCGCCGGGGCGGTGATGCAGGCGCTCACCCGCAACCCGCTCGCCGAGCCGGGCATCCTCGGGGTCAACGCCGGCGCCTCGGCCGCCGTCGTCTCCGCCATCGGCTTCTTCGGCGTCACCTCGCTGACCGGGTATGTGTGGTTCGCCTTCGCGGGCGCCGCGATCGTCTCGGTGGCCGTGTACTTCCTGGGCGGCAGCCGCGCGGCCACGCCGGTGCGGCTCGCGCTCGCCGGGACGGCCGTCACCGCCGCGCTCTACGGCTACGTCAACGCCGTACAGCTGCTCGACTCGGCGGCGCTGGACCGGCTGCGGTTCTGGACGGTCGGCTCGCTGGCCTCCGCGAACACCGGGACGTTCGACAAGGTGTGGCCGTTCATCGCGCTGGGCGTCCTGCTCACCGCGTTCATCGCGCGCCCGCTGAACGCCCTGGAGATGGGCGACGACACGGCCAGGGCGCTCGGCGCCCATCTGACCCGGACCCGTGTCCTCGCGATGCTCGCCGTCACCCTGCTCTGCGGGGCCGCGACCGCCGCGTGCGGGCCGATCGTCTTCATCGGGCTGATGATCCCGCACCTGGTGCGCACCCTCACCGGCCCGGACATGCGGTGGATTCTGCCGTACGCGGCCGTCCTCTCGCCGGTGCTGTTGCTCGGCGCGGACGTGGTCGGCCGGGTCGTCGCCCGGCCGTCCGAACTCCAGGTCGGCATCGTCACCGCGCTGATCGGCGGGCCCGTCTTCATCCACCTCGTACGACGCAAGAGGATGTCCCAGCTGTGA
- a CDS encoding HAD hydrolase-like protein, translating into MSGTSRTRPSGSGTPLNEAYDTALLDLDGVVYAGGLAIDHAVAALGTARDGGMHLAYVTNNALRTPDAVARHLTELGVPAAPTDVITSAQAVARLVADQLPAGARVLVVGGEGLHVALRERGLVPVESAEDDPVAVVQGYGGPDLAWGRFAEASYAINRGLPWFASNTDRTIPGARGIAPGNGAAVEVVRIATGAEPRVAGKPLPPMHRETVLRTGARRPLVVGDRLDTDIEGAFNGGVDSLLVLTGVTDAAQLVAAVPEHRPTYIDADLRGLLTGQPEVTADGEGFGCGGWTARAHDGRLVLEGEGGALDGLRALCAAAWSHAGDGSCGLDAEKAVARLGL; encoded by the coding sequence ATGAGCGGGACGAGCAGGACCAGGCCGAGCGGCAGCGGCACGCCGTTGAACGAGGCGTACGACACGGCGCTGCTCGACCTCGACGGTGTCGTGTACGCGGGCGGGCTGGCGATCGACCATGCCGTGGCGGCGCTCGGCACGGCGCGGGACGGCGGGATGCATCTGGCGTACGTCACCAACAACGCGCTGCGCACCCCGGACGCCGTGGCCCGGCATCTGACCGAGCTGGGCGTGCCGGCCGCGCCCACCGACGTGATCACCTCGGCGCAGGCCGTGGCCCGGCTGGTCGCCGACCAACTGCCCGCCGGGGCGCGGGTGCTGGTGGTCGGCGGCGAGGGGCTGCACGTCGCGCTGCGCGAACGCGGCCTGGTTCCGGTCGAGTCGGCGGAGGACGACCCGGTCGCCGTGGTGCAGGGGTACGGCGGTCCCGATCTCGCGTGGGGCCGGTTCGCGGAGGCCTCGTACGCGATCAACCGCGGCCTGCCGTGGTTCGCGTCCAACACCGACCGGACGATTCCGGGCGCGCGGGGCATCGCGCCGGGCAACGGGGCCGCGGTGGAGGTCGTCCGGATCGCGACCGGCGCCGAACCCCGGGTCGCCGGGAAGCCGTTGCCGCCGATGCACCGCGAGACCGTGCTGCGCACCGGGGCCCGGCGGCCGCTGGTGGTCGGCGACCGGCTCGACACGGACATCGAGGGGGCGTTCAACGGCGGCGTCGACTCGCTGCTGGTGCTGACCGGGGTGACGGACGCGGCGCAGCTGGTGGCGGCCGTGCCCGAGCACCGGCCCACGTACATCGACGCGGATCTGCGCGGGCTGCTCACCGGACAGCCCGAGGTGACGGCGGACGGCGAGGGTTTCGGCTGCGGCGGCTGGACGGCCCGCGCGCACGACGGGCGGCTGGTGCTGGAGGGCGAGGGCGGGGCGCTCGACGGGCTGCGCGCGCTGTGCGCGGCGGCCTGGTCGCATGCCGGGGACGGGTCCTGCGGGCTGGACGCGGAGAAGGCCGTGGCCCGGCTGGGGCTGTAG